In one window of Bifidobacterium sp. WK041_4_12 DNA:
- a CDS encoding collagen binding domain-containing protein, with amino-acid sequence MGKRIFRLILVLGIAFGLTVPLVQIAPKQAQAANQTVFTCAPGYIYSQKSNGSVYSAGDSNTLPAWSSIDNFNDVNGISIGTDGSSAYAYQRSNDHSGIDTLLQYTPSSGWTAIDDSDYSTGLNGSLVTGAVDLSTGNYLFGGYDTRYSYYGQSTSFKLFEYVVASHTYLQLGSFSVDNITSNGDMAFDAAGNLYVVQSGNQTNIYSITAADVKSAESAEDANHQIPATKVSQLQGSSTVISNVNGVAFDSDGTIYLGNGTTLARYDPSTWQQIGANKNIPGGSSTDLASCNSPSTLTVRKNLPNGRALTNDQFTLSVAEGTKPLSSATTRGSASGIQSDELGPMPVVANTAYNFSEAMASGSDSALSSYTATWSCTNANGMVISNGAGSSGSVTIPIQTGKGAAITCTITNTPVSNGSVTWSKVDENNVPLAGSTWSLVGPINGNSTTRTVTDCVANDASGCSDSLDKDPAAGKFNVTGLPYGNYNLTETAAPSGYQLCHDSSFHHQQCDTGERGEYPECFHPQGDGEHQKGNTGGERHTGTWRRLENVVELGNKIFHGHFHVRRRDQHNQYEWQRPVSLDHCFRQCY; translated from the coding sequence TTGGGGAAAAGAATTTTTCGGCTGATTCTGGTTCTAGGAATTGCCTTCGGATTGACAGTGCCATTGGTACAGATCGCACCCAAGCAGGCTCAGGCAGCCAATCAAACGGTCTTTACCTGTGCACCTGGTTACATTTACTCGCAAAAGAGTAACGGATCTGTATATTCAGCCGGAGATAGCAACACACTTCCGGCTTGGTCATCGATAGATAATTTCAATGACGTTAATGGCATCAGCATTGGTACCGATGGTTCGAGCGCATACGCATACCAGCGTTCCAATGACCATTCCGGCATTGATACGCTTCTGCAATATACGCCATCGAGTGGTTGGACTGCAATTGACGATTCCGACTACTCGACAGGTCTGAATGGATCGCTCGTAACTGGAGCAGTGGATCTTTCGACAGGGAATTATCTATTTGGTGGGTACGATACAAGGTATTCTTATTATGGTCAATCAACCTCGTTCAAGCTCTTCGAATATGTCGTTGCCTCGCATACCTATCTACAGCTTGGATCTTTCTCGGTTGACAACATAACTTCTAACGGAGATATGGCGTTCGACGCCGCAGGCAACCTCTACGTCGTACAGAGTGGCAACCAAACTAACATCTATTCGATAACTGCAGCCGACGTCAAGTCAGCGGAAAGCGCCGAAGATGCAAACCACCAGATTCCTGCTACCAAGGTTTCACAACTGCAAGGATCTTCTACAGTAATATCCAACGTCAATGGAGTCGCATTCGACTCGGACGGCACAATCTATCTTGGCAATGGCACAACACTCGCCCGATATGATCCTTCAACCTGGCAGCAGATTGGGGCGAACAAGAATATTCCCGGTGGATCGAGCACCGATCTGGCGAGCTGCAACTCTCCTTCAACGCTGACTGTCAGGAAGAATCTTCCCAACGGTCGTGCCTTGACGAATGACCAATTCACCTTGTCTGTTGCAGAGGGAACGAAACCCCTGTCCAGCGCAACGACACGAGGGAGCGCATCCGGCATCCAGAGTGATGAGCTCGGACCCATGCCAGTAGTTGCAAACACCGCATACAACTTCTCTGAGGCCATGGCCTCCGGCTCCGACAGTGCCTTGAGCAGCTATACGGCCACATGGTCATGTACCAACGCCAATGGCATGGTCATATCAAACGGTGCAGGATCGTCAGGTTCAGTGACCATACCGATTCAGACCGGTAAAGGTGCGGCGATCACCTGCACCATTACCAACACGCCCGTAAGCAATGGGAGCGTCACCTGGTCAAAAGTTGATGAAAACAACGTACCGTTGGCCGGTTCGACATGGTCGCTTGTTGGACCAATCAATGGGAATTCGACCACACGAACGGTTACGGACTGCGTTGCGAACGATGCAAGCGGATGCTCGGACAGTCTCGACAAGGATCCAGCTGCGGGCAAGTTCAACGTGACCGGTCTACCGTACGGAAATTATAATCTTACGGAGACTGCGGCACCTTCCGGCTACCAGCTTTGCCACGACTCATCCTTTCACCATCAACAGTGCGACACCGGTGAACGTGGGGAATATCCAGAATGTTTCCATCCCCAAGGCGACGGTGAGCATCAAAAAGGTAATACAGGAGGTGAACGGCACACAGGAACCTGGCGCCGGTTGGAAAATGTTGTCGAACTTGGCAACAAGATCTTCCACGGACATTTCCATGTTCGGCGGCGCGACCAACATAACCAATACGAGTGGCAGCGTCCCGTCTCCTTGGACCATTGCTTTCGGCAATGCTACTGA